The following nucleotide sequence is from Nothobranchius furzeri strain GRZ-AD chromosome 11, NfurGRZ-RIMD1, whole genome shotgun sequence.
TGACTTGTAAGTTAGCTTCTTTCTGTACCCTTTGTCCAGAGAGGCTACAAGCTTCTTTAAGTAGGCCACACAGCTGTTGTTGTCGTTTGTTCAGTAGGCCTTGTTTTTAAATCATATTGTGTTTATTTACTGATATTTTAGTTGTTATTGCGAGTGTAAAATGGAAATTGCAGAAAAGAAGTCGACACAAAAGCATTAGCTGTCGACTTTGCCACCCTCTAGGTTAGAGCATTTTTGCTAGATGCATATATAGCCATCATGGTAATATTTTGATGGTTCATGTCGGCACATACAAAGATTACTAACGATTGTAAAGAAGCATTTGGCTCTTATTCAAAACAAGTTATTTCAAGAAATGTTTTTACAACTTTgattcatttttttcttcttttacagtATTCATCACGAGATGTGATCCAACATCCACAATGTGTGAGGACATTTAAGAACAATTAAGTTCGGAAAACAATCTCGATTCCAGTGGAATCTTCCAtacatctatatctatatataattATTATATTTTTCTTTGTGTTAACTCCTAAATATACACGCACCCAACCCACCAACATATAATCATGCCAGTGCAAGCGCCACAATGGACAGAGTTTCTGCTGTGCCCAATCTGCACGCAGACGTTTGAGGAGACTGTTCGCCGGCCCATCAGTTTGGGCTGTGGACATACTGTCTGCAAGATGTGCCTGAACAAGTTGCACCGTAAGGCCTGTCCTTTTGACCAGACGGCCATCAGCACTGACATTGAGCAGTTACCTGTCAACACAGCCCTGTTGCAGCTGGTGGGAGGCCAGGTAAGACCAGAGTTCGTGTGTATTTGACATTTAATTACCATACAAGTGTAGTGATAGAAGCTTAGATAACCTGTGCACAGATCAGGTTATTTCCTTGTTATGTTTTGTTGTTTCCTTTTTGAGGTGCTTGTCATTTGTAGTCTGGTGCATGAGCTTTTTATATGGCTTTATGAGTTGCACGAGAGTTATTAAGCGGCTGCTTGAAATTAGTTTTACCGAGTGCTTCCTTCATAAGTAACTGTATTTCTTTTAGGTAATATTTGACCTGCAGGGCGAGTCCCAGTTGATGTTATTACCACAGTTTCCAGGTTTAGACTTAGTAGTAATGGAAAAGATCAGTGCATTGGCAATGAAGCTGAACCGTTCAATCGTTAGTAACGTaatgttttaacatgtttttacCTCCTTGATGAAAATAATATGCCAGGGGAGAAATCTTAAAATAATAccacttttttttaactttttgtttaTGTCAAAATGTATGCTTTAAATTTaagtcatttttattattttaattattagGTAGTTGTATTATCATCACTGTTCAGGAACACTGCAAGTTATAACTAAACCAATATCCAGGAAGTACCAGCAGTTGAGCAGATGCTGCTGCAGAAGTAAATGTTGGAAGATTTGGGAGACAGAAGACTCTGCGTGGTGGTTGTACTTTTAGTCCGAAAGTTTAGACATGGCTTCCTCAAAAGTGCTGGTCCTGTGGAGATAGGATTAACAGCACACCTTGTGTGCTTTGTCAGATTTCTCAATCCTGCGAGCATTCATTTCACCCAGAGGGAAACTCACAGCATGTGATCCTTTTGCACCAAGGGCAACAGAGCATCCTTCTGCACCCTGTGCCTGAAGGCCTTTAGTTAATAGTTATTTAGTGCATCATCAGCACTGATATAAGGAATGCATTCATGAGTCTAAGTCGGAGATGATGCCCACCAGCTTGTATGGTTGCTAATTAATAATCCACACTCTGCCAACATGGTGGACTGTGTTTAATAATAAACACCTCTCTGCATGAGGCATTCCCTCTTTTTTCTAATCCTGTGGAATATTGttaatttaaaaaagcaaatCCTCTATTGTTTTAACagctatatgtgtgtatataagaAGTAAACAAGTGTTAAAGTATACTACATTTAGACCAATGGAAAACCATTTTTGTTTTTGAACAAAAAATTGTAATTTAGCATAAAATTGTGTTTGCATAACACTTCAAATACATTTTAAGTTTTATTATGATTAATGATGAGAAACTGCTCATTTAGTTTATTAATACAATGCCCTAAATGGCCTCTAAACCGTTGTATTTGCACACAAAGATGGTAATATTTACATGGTGTTGTTTATGCCGAGAAACAACTGCTCTAAGATGTTTTGGATGTTTGCGTGGGTTGTACTTTTTTCATGTAGAGTTTCCTTTTAGGTTCCTAAGGCTCAGCCTGTTGCCTTGATTACCAGTCCAGAGGACTCACAGAATTATGAGATGGCTAGGCAGTGTGTGGAGGAACTGGCCCTCTACCTCAAACCTCTCAGCAACACTCGAGGTACCTAAACTTTCTGTAGATCAGCGTCGCCTTTGACATACTGCGTCAAATACTTGTCAGAATGATGCTGACGAGTGAAGAGGAGTCTGTAGTGATTCTTCTGTTTCTACCAGGTGTAGGTCTGAGCAGCACGGCCCAGAGCATGCTGAGTCGACCCATGCAGAGGAAGTTGGTAACTCTCGTCCACTGCCAGCTGGTTGAGGAAGAAGGTCGTATTAGAGCCATGAGGGCAGCCCGCTCTCTTGGTGAGCGAACAGTTACTGAGCTCATCTTGCAGCACCAGAATCCTCAGCAGCTCTCCTCCAATCTCTGGGCTGCTGTCCGTGCAAGAGGTTGTCAGTTTCTTGGCCCTGGTAGGTAGTTAACAAAAAATTTCGGGTGATTTTATAATTATCTATTGCTTAAGTCTATTCTCGTTGTGTTTTCTTCATCCAGCAATGCAAGAGGAAGCGCTAAAGCTGGTTCTTCTTGCTTTAGAAGATGGTTCTGCATTGTCCAGGAAGGTCTTAGTTCTCTTTGTAGTCCAGAGACTTGAGCCACGCTTCCCACAGGCCTCTAAAACAAGCATAGGCCACGTGGTACAGCTCCTTTACAGAGCTTCCTGCTTTAAGGTAAGACTTGTATGAGGTTAATTGGTTATGTTCCATTGAGGAAAATGGGCTAAAATTTCATGAAGTATGTTCTTAAAAGAGGTCCTTTCCTGAGAAACTTTTCtactttatttattcattttttaatgattagtcCTTctcagtttaacatgcaggctgaacaggaaaatagtctcctacacctatctcctgcattagcttctgatagaaaatagtaggTGAAACttcaggatttgaaaagcctgacagatctatgtcacactgtcgcttTACATTCATGTACTCACACATCTTGACTCAACATGTgaatgctgttgttggtttagtgacccagaaacagcagagcacgtctagactagtagaagctaaccgttaacattagcaactccaccacacggcagaactccttcaggcttttgttgtatgtggagataaaacattgttgTAGAGCAAACGGAGTCAGCGGTAGtcatgttgttgttagccaatatgaggcaagatgtccaaatatcaggaaataaggctccaaatcctgtcatgtgaagctactttctcctctggctgaattcttcatgctgaaacaggcgcaccagagctttattTCCATAGAGTACAACTTAAAGGCATTGTAAGTTTATCATGTGAGCTGTAGATAAAATTGACCTGTATGGTGCAACCTTTCTTAAATGCCTTTCTAGGTCACCAAACGTGATGAGGATTCATCCTTGATGCAACTGAAAGAAGAGTTTCGTACTTATGAGGCTCTACGGCGTGAGCATGACTCTCAGATTGTTCAGATAGCCATGGAGGGTGGATTGCGCATTGCACCCGACCAGTGGTCCTCTCTGTTGTACGGAGATCAGTCTCACAAGTCTCACATGCAGTCAATCATCGATAAGGTACGTGACAGACTTTTTATACATATTCACTTCTGTTAGTTTAACTCCCCAGAataaggtttttatttttttgtttgtggcatactttgtattttatttatttctctttttcCTTCCATAGCTGCAGACCCCAGCATCTTTTGCTCAAAGCGTCCAGGAACTGACGATCGCACTGCAAAGGACTGGAGATCCAGCCAACCTTAACAGGCTGCGGCCCCACTTAGAACTACTGGCAAACATCGATCCCAGTCCTGGTAAGAAACACGCCTACATTACAGATCTGTGTTTTACAAAGCGGTGCAAGGAAATGCCAGTTGTAATTGTAAACCTAAGAATTAATTTCATAGTTTTCTGATAAGATTTCTTGTCTGCATGTAGATGCTCCTCCTCCTACCTGGGATCAGCTGGAGAAGGGGTTGGTAGCGGTGAAAACCGTAGTACACGGCCTGGTGGATTTCATCCAGAACCATAGCAAGAAAGGAGCTGACCCTCAACAGGTCAGTGTTTTCAAATCTTCAAAGAATttaaaatatttgtttatttatttatttattgataattcAACTCAAAGAAACTTGATGCATGAAAACATGAAGCAAACCTTTTAATATATGAAAATATGAGTTGTATTAAGAAATTATTGTTGAATTTTGTTTATTTTGGGTCGAAATCCCATCTGGAAATGTTTGATCTCTGTTGGGCTTTGCAGCAGTTGCATCTGACTTAATGAAAAAAGAAACATTGTCCAACTGGTAATTATTCTGTAAGGTAGTTGATCTTTTTGCGTCTCTGTAATTAACGTTTACCTTCAAGTGACCACACACATAAACAACTGAATTCTGCTTCTTTAACAGATGGATCAATGCCACATAGCTAGTGACTGTAAAAATCATTTACCATCTAACTGGCCTTCTCTGAGGGGATATGTTATTTGAGCTGATTTCATGCACCTGCAGAGGATTAAATCATTAATAAGTTACACACGACCTGAAACCACTGAAGCACAGCAGTATTAATGACTACAGTTCCTGAGCCGACTGGATCACTTGCTAAGTGTGGTCAGCTCTGTAGGGTCCAACAGTGCTAATGAGTCAAAAATCTATGTTTTTTTCTACAGAGAAACGTTTACTTTTACCAACTTCCTCGACTAGCTAATTAAAACAAAATTTGGTCAAATTTATGCCTAAACATCTGTGGACTACTTTAGATTCtaagatgtttatttatttatttttttcttcaataaGCGCCTCACCTCCTGAGTCCTGTATAGAGATCCAGATTCTCAAATTCACGAGTTGCTAGATCAGATTACTAATTCAAATGTGAATGTCCAAAGCTAGTTCAGGAGCACACAGGAGACGAGCTATTTGTAAAAAAAGATTGCTCCATGTTTGAGCCCGATGACGCTGATTGTCTTCTTGGGCTCTATTTGTTGTTGATCTCTGATGGGTAAGTTTATATCCATGTACAGAAAGCTTAGCGTCACCTGTTTGTTCATTTTAAAGCCACCTCAGCACAGCAAATACAAGACGTACATGTGTCGTGACATGAAGCAGAAGGGAGGCTGTCCTCGTGGAGCCAGCTGCACCTTTGCCCACTCTCAGGAAGAACTGGAAAAGTGAGTCCAAAATCAAACGTTTAAAACAATTTCGTTTTTGTCTTTtgttgtaatgtgtgtgtgtgtgtgttttatttttttatcaggtACCGTAAGATGAATAAGCGCCTGGCTGCTCGCTCTGGGGGGCTTTTACCAGATGACGGCCTTCCTCCTGATGTAGCAGTAACCCGGAAGATCTCACCGATCATCAATGGCGGTGGAACACCAAATCTGCCACAGTTAGTTGCTCGAGGCACTGAAACAGTCTCTTATGAGATCATGCGTAAGCCAGTTAAGCTGGATGGAGGAAGTCCAAGTATCCCAGGGTCACCGCCTGATGTGTGAGTGGACTTGTACCTAATAATTATTTTAGTTGGTGTCTGATTACCAACTGATTTATGGGTTAGACATTTACTGGATAATACACACCGCTTTAAAACTAAGAGGATGTATTTTTTTTGACATGCTTCTTTTCTGTAGACTGGACCCTATGCCCAAATCTGGAATGTCTTTGACGCCTCATGCAATGTCTGCCAGGATGCCCGCAGACCACCTCCAAGGAATTAAGCATGTGTCAATGGTAGCGAGGGGATCACCTGTTTATCCCCCATCGCAGCCGTCTGATATGTGCTATGACCCACGTCCCCCACCTGCCTCTCAGTATGAGCCTCCACAGTATGCACCAGGTATGCTTCAGCTGCTATCCACACGCTGCAGCCCTTACAGGAAGCAGGGACACTTGAACCAGGTCTTTGGGTTTTACTTTTGATAAATCTTCAAAAGATAAATAGTTTTGCAGCCATTTGTAGCTTCCCACAGTAATCTGGTAACTTGCTTCTAGTttgcttctcttttttttttgacGGTTAAAAATGTGACTAAAAGTAATTTGTCGAAGAAGGGTGAGAGCACAGCTTTTGCActgttttaaaaaaacatttaacttTTTGGAAGTTGGTaccctgtgttgtttttaatgcacGAGAGATGAAAGTTTAATTATTTTCTTGACTTTGTCTGTTCATTTACCAGGCTACCCCTACCAGCAACAGTATGTTCGAGATCCATACATGCGTAACCCTCCTCCCCCAAGTGATTCAGGACCCCCTTACCATGACCCTTACACTGGTTATGGTCCTCC
It contains:
- the rc3h1b gene encoding roquin-1 isoform X3 gives rise to the protein MPVQAPQWTEFLLCPICTQTFEETVRRPISLGCGHTVCKMCLNKLHRKACPFDQTAISTDIEQLPVNTALLQLVGGQVPKAQPVALITSPEDSQNYEMARQCVEELALYLKPLSNTRGVGLSSTAQSMLSRPMQRKLVTLVHCQLVEEEGRIRAMRAARSLGERTVTELILQHQNPQQLSSNLWAAVRARGCQFLGPAMQEEALKLVLLALEDGSALSRKVLVLFVVQRLEPRFPQASKTSIGHVVQLLYRASCFKVTKRDEDSSLMQLKEEFRTYEALRREHDSQIVQIAMEGGLRIAPDQWSSLLYGDQSHKSHMQSIIDKLQTPASFAQSVQELTIALQRTGDPANLNRLRPHLELLANIDPSPDAPPPTWDQLEKGLVAVKTVVHGLVDFIQNHSKKGADPQQPPQHSKYKTYMCRDMKQKGGCPRGASCTFAHSQEELEKYRKMNKRLAARSGGLLPDDGLPPDVAVTRKISPIINGGGTPNLPQLVARGTETVSYEIMRKPVKLDGGSPSIPGSPPDVLDPMPKSGMSLTPHAMSARMPADHLQGIKHVSMVARGSPVYPPSQPSDMCYDPRPPPASQYEPPQYAPGYPYQQQYVRDPYMRNPPPPSDSGPPYHDPYTGYGPPERPYPAHHGPPFSYAHPPHYDRGRPGTYSNPPPQPYPPQSNSLVKMSQAPVDVPPSSTGPANPLYHQEPSPRDRYPTDGYYPPGNQSPHMRTYVRGPSYCSPQPSLDYLHRRRQELISQLEERKVISPPPFAASPTLPHPFPSDYPTEYGDESSKAVLKCREPDYAGQYSPWSCETIGSYIGTKDPKPKDVMVPGTMEMMNVEAKGLREPSLEAPRRSAEVKDDDPIIPFGPQPTVSRFGAISRTSKTGYQNTGPVQAIASTPQNPNSKHMVMPAEYSYGSHGGWSGAPYPSHPNASSSQGHFERLTAASDREQLKIELQQVNQQINQQTQMHNMETASNSLLLQRDVGALAGQPLQASQGQTAVASQQQQPKWPAGGASASAVSSEQLSLELHQVEREIGKRTREMAMENQVAHDVQPYKMMPAENGQPEHQTQLEEMSLALGDVSNGSSSLQESAVGGSMLSLTNKTSALSLCSDSGASGSEMQKNGVVHSCS
- the rc3h1b gene encoding roquin-1 isoform X1, with the translated sequence MPVQAPQWTEFLLCPICTQTFEETVRRPISLGCGHTVCKMCLNKLHRKACPFDQTAISTDIEQLPVNTALLQLVGGQVPKAQPVALITSPEDSQNYEMARQCVEELALYLKPLSNTRGVGLSSTAQSMLSRPMQRKLVTLVHCQLVEEEGRIRAMRAARSLGERTVTELILQHQNPQQLSSNLWAAVRARGCQFLGPAMQEEALKLVLLALEDGSALSRKVLVLFVVQRLEPRFPQASKTSIGHVVQLLYRASCFKVTKRDEDSSLMQLKEEFRTYEALRREHDSQIVQIAMEGGLRIAPDQWSSLLYGDQSHKSHMQSIIDKLQTPASFAQSVQELTIALQRTGDPANLNRLRPHLELLANIDPSPDAPPPTWDQLEKGLVAVKTVVHGLVDFIQNHSKKGADPQQPPQHSKYKTYMCRDMKQKGGCPRGASCTFAHSQEELEKYRKMNKRLAARSGGLLPDDGLPPDVAVTRKISPIINGGGTPNLPQLVARGTETVSYEIMRKPVKLDGGSPSIPGSPPDVLDPMPKSGMSLTPHAMSARMPADHLQGIKHVSMVARGSPVYPPSQPSDMCYDPRPPPASQYEPPQYAPGYPYQQQYVRDPYMRNPPPPSDSGPPYHDPYTGYGPPERPYPAHHGPPFSYAHPPHYDRGRPGTYSNPPPQPYPPQSNSLVKMSQAPVDVPPSSTGPANPLYHQEPSPRDRYPTDGYYPPGNQSPHMRTYVRGPSYCSPQPSLDYLHRRRQELISQLEERKVISPPPFAASPTLPHPFPSDYPTEYGDESSKAVLKCREPDYAGQYSPWSCETIGSYIGTKDPKPKDVMVPGTMEMMNVEAKGLREPSLEAPRRSAEVKDDDPIIPFGPQPTVSRFGAISRTSKTGYQNTGPVQAIASTPQNPNSKHMVMPAEYSYGSHGGWSGAPYPSHPNASSSQGHFERLTAASDREQLKIELQQVNQQINQQTQMHNMENFQPAHFHSSLPVSKLQTASNSLLLQRDVGALAGQPLQASQGQTAVASQQQQPKWPAGGASASAVSSEQLSLELHQVEREIGKRTREMAMENQVAHDVQPYKMMPAENGQPEHQTQLEEMSLALGDVSNGSSSLQESAVGGSMLSLTNKTSALSLCSDSGASGSEMQKNGVVHSCS
- the rc3h1b gene encoding roquin-1 isoform X5, which gives rise to MPVQAPQWTEFLLCPICTQTFEETVRRPISLGCGHTVCKMCLNKLHRKACPFDQTAISTDIEQLPVNTALLQLVGGQVPKAQPVALITSPEDSQNYEMARQCVEELALYLKPLSNTRGVGLSSTAQSMLSRPMQRKLVTLVHCQLVEEEGRIRAMRAARSLGERTVTELILQHQNPQQLSSNLWAAVRARGCQFLGPAMQEEALKLVLLALEDGSALSRKVLVLFVVQRLEPRFPQASKTSIGHVVQLLYRASCFKVTKRDEDSSLMQLKEEFRTYEALRREHDSQIVQIAMEGGLRIAPDQWSSLLYGDQSHKSHMQSIIDKLQTPASFAQSVQELTIALQRTGDPANLNRLRPHLELLANIDPSPDAPPPTWDQLEKGLVAVKTVVHGLVDFIQNHSKKGADPQQPPQHSKYKTYMCRDMKQKGGCPRGASCTFAHSQEELEKYRKMNKRLAARSGGLLPDDGLPPDVAVTRKISPIINGGGTPNLPQLVARGTETVSYEIMRKPVKLDGGSPSIPGSPPDVLDPMPKSGMSLTPHAMSARMPADHLQGIKHVSMVARGSPVYPPSQPSDMCYDPRPPPASQYEPPQYAPGYPYQQQYVRDPYMRNPPPPSDSGPPYHDPYTGYGPPERPYPAHHGPPFSYAHPPHYDRGRPGTYSNPPPQPYPPQSNSLVKMSQAPVDVPPSSTGPANPLYHQEPSPRDRYPTDGYYPPGNQSPHMRTYVRGPSYCSPQPSLDYLHRRRQELISQLEERKVISPPPFAASPTLPHPFPSDYPTEYGDESSKAVLKCREPDYAGQYSPWSCETIGSYIGTKDPKPKDVMVPGTMEMMNVEAKGLREPSLEAPRRSAEVKDDDPIIPFGPQPTVSRFGAISRTSKTGYQNTGPVQAIASTPQNPNSKHMVMPAEYSYGSHGGWSGAPYPSHPNASSSQGHFERLTAASDREQLKIELQQVNQQINQQTQMHNMERDVGALAGQPLQASQGQTAVASQQQQPKWPAGGASASAVSSEQLSLELHQVEREIGKRTREMAMENQVAHDVQPYKMMPAENGQPEHQTQLEEMSLALGDVSNGSSSLQESAVGGSMLSLTNKTSALSLCSDSGASGSEMQKNGVVHSCS
- the rc3h1b gene encoding roquin-1 isoform X2: MPVQAPQWTEFLLCPICTQTFEETVRRPISLGCGHTVCKMCLNKLHRKACPFDQTAISTDIEQLPVNTALLQLVGGQVPKAQPVALITSPEDSQNYEMARQCVEELALYLKPLSNTRGVGLSSTAQSMLSRPMQRKLVTLVHCQLVEEEGRIRAMRAARSLGERTVTELILQHQNPQQLSSNLWAAVRARGCQFLGPAMQEEALKLVLLALEDGSALSRKVLVLFVVQRLEPRFPQASKTSIGHVVQLLYRASCFKVTKRDEDSSLMQLKEEFRTYEALRREHDSQIVQIAMEGGLRIAPDQWSSLLYGDQSHKSHMQSIIDKLQTPASFAQSVQELTIALQRTGDPANLNRLRPHLELLANIDPSPDAPPPTWDQLEKGLVAVKTVVHGLVDFIQNHSKKGADPQQPPQHSKYKTYMCRDMKQKGGCPRGASCTFAHSQEELEKYRKMNKRLAARSGGLLPDDGLPPDVAVTRKISPIINGGGTPNLPQLVARGTETVSYEIMRKPVKLDGGSPSIPGSPPDVLDPMPKSGMSLTPHAMSARMPADHLQGIKHVSMVARGSPVYPPSQPSDMCYDPRPPPASQYEPPQYAPGYPYQQQYVRDPYMRNPPPPSDSGPPYHDPYTGYGPPERPYPAHHGPPFSYAHPPHYDRGRPGTYSNPPPQPYPPQSNSLVKMSQAPVDVPPSSTGPANPLYHQEPSPRDRYPTDGYYPPGNQSPHMRTYVRGPSYCSPQPSLDYLHRRRQELISQLEERKVISPPPFAASPTLPHPFPSDYPTEYGDESSKAVLKCREPDYAGQYSPWSCETIGSYIGTKDPKPKDVMVPGTMEMMNVEAKGLREPSLEAPRRSAEVKDDDPIIPFGPQPTVSRFGAISRTSKTGYQNTGPVQAIASTPQNPNSKHMVMPEYSYGSHGGWSGAPYPSHPNASSSQGHFERLTAASDREQLKIELQQVNQQINQQTQMHNMENFQPAHFHSSLPVSKLQTASNSLLLQRDVGALAGQPLQASQGQTAVASQQQQPKWPAGGASASAVSSEQLSLELHQVEREIGKRTREMAMENQVAHDVQPYKMMPAENGQPEHQTQLEEMSLALGDVSNGSSSLQESAVGGSMLSLTNKTSALSLCSDSGASGSEMQKNGVVHSCS
- the rc3h1b gene encoding roquin-1 isoform X4, which translates into the protein MPVQAPQWTEFLLCPICTQTFEETVRRPISLGCGHTVCKMCLNKLHRKACPFDQTAISTDIEQLPVNTALLQLVGGQVPKAQPVALITSPEDSQNYEMARQCVEELALYLKPLSNTRGVGLSSTAQSMLSRPMQRKLVTLVHCQLVEEEGRIRAMRAARSLGERTVTELILQHQNPQQLSSNLWAAVRARGCQFLGPAMQEEALKLVLLALEDGSALSRKVLVLFVVQRLEPRFPQASKTSIGHVVQLLYRASCFKVTKRDEDSSLMQLKEEFRTYEALRREHDSQIVQIAMEGGLRIAPDQWSSLLYGDQSHKSHMQSIIDKLQTPASFAQSVQELTIALQRTGDPANLNRLRPHLELLANIDPSPDAPPPTWDQLEKGLVAVKTVVHGLVDFIQNHSKKGADPQQPPQHSKYKTYMCRDMKQKGGCPRGASCTFAHSQEELEKYRKMNKRLAARSGGLLPDDGLPPDVAVTRKISPIINGGGTPNLPQLVARGTETVSYEIMRKPVKLDGGSPSIPGSPPDVLDPMPKSGMSLTPHAMSARMPADHLQGIKHVSMVARGSPVYPPSQPSDMCYDPRPPPASQYEPPQYAPGYPYQQQYVRDPYMRNPPPPSDSGPPYHDPYTGYGPPERPYPAHHGPPFSYAHPPHYDRGRPGTYSNPPPQPYPPQSNSLVKMSQAPVDVPPSSTGPANPLYHQEPSPRDRYPTDGYYPPGNQSPHMRTYVRGPSYCSPQPSLDYLHRRRQELISQLEERKVISPPPFAASPTLPHPFPSDYPTEYGDESSKAVLKCREPDYAGQYSPWSCETIGSYIGTKDPKPKDVMVPGTMEMMNVEAKGLREPSLEAPRRSAEVKDDDPIIPFGPQPTVSRFGAISRTSKTGYQNTGPVQAIASTPQNPNSKHMVMPEYSYGSHGGWSGAPYPSHPNASSSQGHFERLTAASDREQLKIELQQVNQQINQQTQMHNMETASNSLLLQRDVGALAGQPLQASQGQTAVASQQQQPKWPAGGASASAVSSEQLSLELHQVEREIGKRTREMAMENQVAHDVQPYKMMPAENGQPEHQTQLEEMSLALGDVSNGSSSLQESAVGGSMLSLTNKTSALSLCSDSGASGSEMQKNGVVHSCS